The DNA region TGAGCTTCATTACACCAAATTTCTACCGGACTCATACCCGGCTCATCATTAGGAACTCGGCGCAGCTCAAAACTTCCGCCTTTCTCACCATCGTGAACCAACTCAGGAATTGCATTCGACAATCCACCCGCGCCGACATCATGAATAAACTCGATCGGGTTTTGATCCATTGACCAACAGGTATCGATGACTTCTTGGCAACGACGTTCAATTTCTGGGTTGTCGCGTTGCACTGATGCAAAGTCTAAGTCTTCTTGGCTGGATCCAGAGGCCATTGATGATGCAGCGCCGCCACCCAAACCGATTAACATCGCCGGCCCGCCAAGTACAACCACTTTGTATCCGTCTTTTATCTCATTCTTCTCTACGTGCTGTGCACGAATGTTGCCCATGCCTCCGGCAATCATTATCGGCTTATGGTAACCTCGTACTTCAGTCCCGTAACTGAACTCATGCGCTTGCTCATAAGTTCTAAAGTAACCACAGACGTTGGGGCGGCCAAACTCATTATTAAAAGCCGCACCACCAAGTGGACCTTCAACCATAATGTCTAATGCAGATACGATTCGACTCGGTTTTCCGTAGTCAATTTCCCAAGGCTGTTCAAAGCCCGGAATTTTTAAGTTAGAAACACTGAAACCCGTGAGGCCAACTTTCGGTTTGCCACCAATACCGGTCGCTCCTTCATCACGAATTTCTCCCCCAGAACCGGTCGCTGCCCCTGGATACGGAGAAATGGCTGTCGGGTGGTTGTGAGTTTCAACTTTCATCAAAATATGCACGGGTTCTAAATGGTAAGCGTACTCGTGAGAATCGGCATCAGCCCACAATCGAGGCTGCTCAAACCCTTCGATCACTGCTGCATTATCACGATAAGCCGATAACACACCTTCGTGACCAACCTCGTAGGTGTTCTTTATCATTTTGAAAAGCGACTTATCTTGGTCAATGCCATCGATGGTCCACGAGGCATTAAATATTTTGTGTCGACAGTGCTCTGAATTGGCTTGCGCAAACATCATTAATTCAACGTCGACTGGATTGCGTCCGAGTTCTTTAAAACGCTCAACTAAGTAATCTATTTCATCGTCGGCCAACGCTAAGCCTAACTCACTGTTTGCCTGAACCAATGCTTCCCTTCCGCCATTTAAAATATCGACGCGTGTGAATGGCTTAGGTGACTCGCTTTGAAACAAAACTTGAGCATCTTCGAGTTGGCCAAATACGGCTTCAACCATTCGGTCATGTAAATGTTCTTGTGCGGCCGCTAACTCATCTGCGTTTAGCGCCTCACCGTTGTTACTCAAATAAAAGGCGATGCCCCGCTCAAGTCGGTTAACTTTGCTCAAACCACAGTTTTTCGCAATATCGGTTGCTTTTGAAGACCAAGGAGAAATGGTCCCTGGTCGTGGGACAACCACCACTAAGCCACCAGACGGTTCATGCGCAGGAATGGCTGGCCCATAGGTCAACAAACGGCTTAAAGTATGCTGCTCGGCATCCTCTAGCGCAGTTGCGACATCGGCAAAATGTACATATTCGGCGTAGATTTCGGTAACCGGCAGGCCTTTAGCTTGGCAAGCTCGAATTATCTTATTTAAGCGAAACTCAGAAAATGCGGGGGCTCCACGCAGAATTAACATGCGGCTTTCTCTCTTTAAAGACAAGTTGAATGGTGTATCGACACTTTAAGAAGGCGCAATTTTACTTCAATTCCGGTTATTTGATAAGTTGCGATCGGCTTTTTGCTGATAAAAAAATTCTCCTTTAATTCCAATCATTAAGCTACCGTTCATCGTCAAAAGATTAATTTTCACACAATAAGTTCTTGCGATAATCGTGCTCAGCACCGATAATTTAGTGAACTGGATCACATAAATCTCGTATAAGGATGTTCGAGCATGGTGTGTAGCAATGGTAAGTTAACGACAATTGGTGGTAGTTTGAAACAATTAGCGTCATATTTAGCTACATTTTTGATTTTTGCAGTTTCTCTGGTGTCTTTAAGTGGATGTCAGGAACCTCAAGTCAGTAAATTGCAGCAAATCAAAAATTCGGGTGTCCTGCGCATTGCGACACGCAATAGCCCAACCACCTACTATGTAGAAAAAGATGGAGCTGCTGGTATCGAGTATGAACTGGCGACTGCATTCGCCAAATCCATTGGTGTCGAGCCAGTCTTTGTGGCCGAAGAGAACATCGGCGGTATTTTCACTGCGCTCGAAACGGGTCGTGCAGACATTGCCGCAGCGGGGCTGACCGCGACCGACGACCGCAAAACTAACTTTCTGTTTGGCCCTGCCTACCAAGAAGTCACTGCAAAACTAGTGTTTAAACAGGGAAAAGAGTGGCCACGGCACTTCGGTCAACTTGATGGCCACCTTAAAGTTATTGCAGGGTCGTCACACGCCCGTATGTTACTCGAAGCAAAACCCGAATTTCCGAAACTCAGCTGGCAAGAGACCGAAGAACACTCGCCAGAAGAGTTACTGCAAATGGTGCTAGATGAATCGATTGATTACACCATAACCGACTCTATCGAGTTAAACTTAAACCGTCGCTACAATACTGAACTCGCCATCGGGTTCACCATCGGCCAACCTCAGCACTTAGCATGGGCATTGGCAAAGACCGGAGACTACTCTTTACTGCATGAAGTCGTGAAGTTTTTTGGCGAGCAGCAACAAACGGGCAAAATTGCACAACTTGTTGATCAGTATTACGGTCACGTGAATGACTTTGATTACGTTGGCGCTAAAACCTTTATGAAGGCGGCTCAAACCGAATTACCAGAGTTGAAACCCATGTTTCAAGAAGCCGCTCAAAATGATCTCGACTGGCGCTTACTCGCCGCAATGGGCTACCAAGAATCGCATTGGGATCCCAAGGCTAAATCGCACACCGGTGTTCGAGGCGTAATGATGTTAACGCTCGATACTGCCCGTCAGTTAGGTATTGAAAGCAGAATTGATGCGGAACAAAGCATCCGCGGCGGCGCTGAGTACTTCGACATTATGCGCAATCGAATTCCTGACCGAATTGGTGAGCCTGATCGAACATGGCTCGCGCTGGCTGCCTACAACATTGGCTGGGGTCATCTTGAAGACGCTCGCATTATTACCGAGCGACAAGGCGCCGACCCCGATAAATGGGTCGATGTAAAAGAACGATTGCCTTTATTACGACAAAAGAAATACTACAAACAAACCAAATATGGCTATGCCAGAGGCGACGAGCCTGTGCAGTATGTCACCAACATCCGTCGCTACTACGACGTTCTGGTCTGGTTGGATGAAGAGCGCCCTGGAAACGTCGAACTGCTAGATGCAGGAGAAATGATCGCAGATAATTCACCGGCGAAAAGTGCTCGTCAATCTGAAGGTTCAACGCCAATCATTGCGAGTGAAAAAGTCAACTCAATTGTTGATTAGTCTTCGACAACGACCTAGTATCTAAACCCATTCCACTACCGTAAAAAGGAGCGCACGCTCCTTTTTTATTATTTGGTGCTTAAACATTTAAAAAACTCATAGGAAAACCTCATGGGAAACAGACTCTCGAAGTTAGTGACAAAAACCGGCGACGATGGAACAACAGGCATAGGCTCAAACCAACGAGTCGCGAAAGACTCCCACCGAATAGAAGCCATAGGGACCATCGATGAGCTCAACTCCAGTATCGGAATGGTTATGGCGGCCAGCGAGTTGACCGTTATCAATGAAAAGCTCAACGATATACAGCATGTCTTATTTAATCTTGGCGGCGAACTGGCCATGCCTGATTTTCAGCTAGTGAAAGAAGACAATTTATCGACTATCGAATCATGGGTAGAGGAGCTCAATGACACGCTTCCTCCTTTAAAAGAGTTTATTTTGCCAAAAGGCGATATGGCGACAGCGACCTGTCATCTTGCAAGAACTATATGTCGCCGCGCTGAAAGAAGAATGGTCACTCTTTCTAACAAAGAAACCGTTAACAAAATTGGACAACTGTATTTGAATCGTTTATCTGATTTTCTTTTCGTTTGTTGCCGAATACTTGGTCAAAATGCTTCGGTAAGTGAAGAAATGTGGCGTTCAAATCGCAACCAAAAAAAAGATTAACGTTTCATTGTTCGATTATTTTCAGTGAGGCTTTGCTGAGTTTTGAGCCTTTAAGTTATCTTGGTAGATAATTAGGCTCAAAACAACCAAGCTGGCATTTGTAGTGACTGGGTTAAACGCTTCAATGAGTAATTCAAATTGAAGTAAAGCCACGGCAAAAACTAAGCTTAAAAGCGCTATTATATTCAACGCGATAACAAGATTATTACGATAAAAAGCAAAAAACATCACCGCCCAACAAACTTCCAGAGCGCCTGCGATTTTGATAAACCAGTAGGTTCCCTGCTCAGTCAAGCCCAAACTACTCGACATCTGCCATTCAAGCGGAGCAATTGCAATTAACTTAAGAAACAAACCATGATACAACCAAGCAAATACGATGGTTAATCGCGACCATTGGACTGGTGAAGTTTTAAGTAAACTCAATGCAATCTCCCAAACTGGTTTGAGCAATATTTATAGCTTGAGTAATGGTTACAAATAGTTTTCACCGATACCGAATGCCACGATCTGACTTAATTGCTGCATACTCATTCCACTCTCATCAGCCCAATGATTAAAAACGTCTTGAATTTTCGCCAACGAGTTCTTCGTTGTTAGGCCACCTGAGATCAAATCGCGAGTTCGAAAGTATGCTTCTACATCGCGCGAGAGTAAGAAGGTATCTTTACCGACGGTGCGTAAAAAATAGGGGCCAGTATTCCCTCCTAATCTATCGCCTCGCTGCTTTAGAGCCAACCATAAGTCAGTGATCTTTTCTGAAGGGAATTCATTTAACCACTGACCAAACCCACCGTACTCTCTTCGAATATCTGAAATAAAAAGCGCGTTATTTTGTATGGTTTTAACCTTGCGAAGATTTCGAATAATTCTCTCATCACTCGCTTTACGCTCTACCATTTCAGGCGGCATCATTAAAATCTTATCTATATTAAACTGAAAGAAAACTTCTTCGAAATTCTTCCACTTATTTTCAACGACACGCCAAACAAATCCTGATTGAAAAACTTTCTTTGTCATTTCAGCAAGATAACGTTCATCGGGAATTTTTTTTAACGCATTATTAGTTCTAGGTTTACCCAGCATCGCTAATAACGCTTTTTCTCCACCTTTACGTTCTGCTGCTCGTTGATAAATCGTTTGAAAGGATTCCACTCATTTGCCCTCAATGAAAATTACTCATCTATTGTGCCAGCAATTATCAAATAATCCAGACATAAAAAAGCCCACAAATAGTGGGCTTTTTCGGAGAGGATTGTTACGAGCAGGCTATGGTCTGAATTAGTCTCTATCTAACTTACGCTCTATCTAACTTACGCTCTAAATAGAGCCTCTAGAGACAATCCCTGCTTTTCTAACAAATGACGTAAACGTCGCAATGCTTCGACTTGAATTTGTCTGACACGCTCACGAGTCAAGCCAATTTCGACCCCGACTTCTTCAAGCGTTGACGGCTCATAATTTAACAAACCAAATCGTCGAGCAATAACTTCTCGTTGCTTTTCACCGAGCTCACCTAGCCAGTGTTCAATGTTGTTCTTTAAGTCATCGTCTTGCAATTGCTCAGCAGGCCCGAGATCTCTGT from Pleionea litopenaei includes:
- the mltF gene encoding membrane-bound lytic murein transglycosylase MltF; this encodes MVCSNGKLTTIGGSLKQLASYLATFLIFAVSLVSLSGCQEPQVSKLQQIKNSGVLRIATRNSPTTYYVEKDGAAGIEYELATAFAKSIGVEPVFVAEENIGGIFTALETGRADIAAAGLTATDDRKTNFLFGPAYQEVTAKLVFKQGKEWPRHFGQLDGHLKVIAGSSHARMLLEAKPEFPKLSWQETEEHSPEELLQMVLDESIDYTITDSIELNLNRRYNTELAIGFTIGQPQHLAWALAKTGDYSLLHEVVKFFGEQQQTGKIAQLVDQYYGHVNDFDYVGAKTFMKAAQTELPELKPMFQEAAQNDLDWRLLAAMGYQESHWDPKAKSHTGVRGVMMLTLDTARQLGIESRIDAEQSIRGGAEYFDIMRNRIPDRIGEPDRTWLALAAYNIGWGHLEDARIITERQGADPDKWVDVKERLPLLRQKKYYKQTKYGYARGDEPVQYVTNIRRYYDVLVWLDEERPGNVELLDAGEMIADNSPAKSARQSEGSTPIIASEKVNSIVD
- a CDS encoding cob(I)yrinic acid a,c-diamide adenosyltransferase is translated as MGNRLSKLVTKTGDDGTTGIGSNQRVAKDSHRIEAIGTIDELNSSIGMVMAASELTVINEKLNDIQHVLFNLGGELAMPDFQLVKEDNLSTIESWVEELNDTLPPLKEFILPKGDMATATCHLARTICRRAERRMVTLSNKETVNKIGQLYLNRLSDFLFVCCRILGQNASVSEEMWRSNRNQKKD
- a CDS encoding DoxX-like family protein, which codes for MSLLKTSPVQWSRLTIVFAWLYHGLFLKLIAIAPLEWQMSSSLGLTEQGTYWFIKIAGALEVCWAVMFFAFYRNNLVIALNIIALLSLVFAVALLQFELLIEAFNPVTTNASLVVLSLIIYQDNLKAQNSAKPH
- a CDS encoding DNA-3-methyladenine glycosylase I → MESFQTIYQRAAERKGGEKALLAMLGKPRTNNALKKIPDERYLAEMTKKVFQSGFVWRVVENKWKNFEEVFFQFNIDKILMMPPEMVERKASDERIIRNLRKVKTIQNNALFISDIRREYGGFGQWLNEFPSEKITDLWLALKQRGDRLGGNTGPYFLRTVGKDTFLLSRDVEAYFRTRDLISGGLTTKNSLAKIQDVFNHWADESGMSMQQLSQIVAFGIGENYL